One stretch of Zingiber officinale cultivar Zhangliang chromosome 6B, Zo_v1.1, whole genome shotgun sequence DNA includes these proteins:
- the LOC121988355 gene encoding phospholipase A2-alpha-like: protein MKLSVSFSRLFVLLLLLLSHINLYSVNALNVGMQFANAAIDKSVRQCSRTCESQHCTVLPFLRYGKYCGILYTGCPGEKPCDALDACCMVHDDCIGSKNNDYLDEECNGQMVECIEKVKASGAGQATFKGNQCSVEEVADLVEALLEAALLARRVIHNP from the exons ATGAAGCTTTCCGTGTCTTTTTCAAGGCTTTttgtgctgctgctgctgctgctgtcgCACATCAATCTCTACTCCGTCAACGCGCTCAACGTCGGGATGCAGTTCGCCAACGCAGCCATCGACAAG AGCGTGAGACAATGCAGCCGGACGTGTGAATCTCAGCATTGCACTG TGCTGCCTTTCTTGCGATACGGGAAGTACTGCGGCATTCTCTACACGGGGTGCCCTGGCGAGAAGCCCTGCGACGCCCTGGACGCCTGCTGCATGGTGCACGACGATTGCATCGGGTCCAAGAACA ATGACTACTTGGACGAGGAGTGCAACGGGCAGATGGTGGAGTGCATCGAGAAGGTGAAGGCGTCCGGCGCGGGGCAGGCGACGTTCAAGGGGAACCAGTGCTCGGTGGAGGAGGTGGCGGATCTCGTCGAGGCGCTATTGGAGGCGGCGCTGTTGGCCAGAAGAGTGATCCACAACCCATGA
- the LOC121988353 gene encoding uncharacterized protein LOC121988353 encodes METAAATFGGGGGGGGGLGYADSVDSSPRSRAGDQWDDSPLPPTGRLRLMCSFGGRIFPRPTDKALCYLGGETRMVVVDRHSSLAELSAKLSRTLTGGRSFTLKYQLPNEDLDSLISVSTDEDLENMIEEYDRVLSAVSVCPGGGSTRSSRLRLFLFPSKPDTSPTSSIGSLLDDSKSETWFVDALNSAMAGMGVDGIPRGMSTESASVNCLLGLEDDFSAHSHGGGTAIASSGLGAGASQSERPEQLVLLRPDSSGKLARQGQDVHSVPDSPMLDTTSSFGSASSVPSLSNLPPIRVRTDDRPSDPRIAGLDENFTHMNLSSAATAGSGEQRLDDDFKEPSGVSVTQPQAPPPIPLSGSATSIMPIAPSEHPSRSFSSDDEKPVLQPPKPTQIEAFTPDLGSTRSMYPNATSDPIRKLPVPSDPSYHIPVSATDAAGYQLQLSEQFQDQQLHPQLLQQQQQQLQHQQQQLQQHQQQQYIPVNSYYIQHPSTGGMIPVPPYFHVGTQTFQQPPQAHHHSPQVPIYVYPVRANPSYNLGGVQPDLGGAIPQVADQAHPYTLGMGYHVVQQHHLSQSPATIANYGYQLAVTDNTGPQMYYSQATLSTAPQGQPVNSVAPADSKLARAS; translated from the exons ATGGAAACGGCAGCAGCCACGTttggaggcggaggcggaggcggaggcggacTGGGCTACGCCGACTCTGTCGACTCCTCACCTCGCTCCCGCGCCGGCGACCAGTGGGACGACTCCCCTCTCCCTCCCACGGGCCGCCTCCGTCTGATGTGCAGCTTCGGCGGTCGCATCTTCCCCCGCCCCACCGACAAAGCCCTATGCTACCTCGGCGGAGAGACCCGCATGGTCGTCGTCGACCGCCACTCTTCCCTCGCTGAACTCTCCGCCAAGCTCTCCCGGACCCTTACCGGCGGTCGCTCCTTCACCCTCAAGTACCAGCTCCCTAACGAGGACTTGGACTCTCTCATCTCCGTCTCCACCGACGAAGACCTCGAGAATATGATCGAGGAGTACGACCGCGTTCTCTCCGCCGTATCCGTCTGTCCCGGCGGTGGCTCTACCCGCTCCTCCCGCTTGAGGCTGTTCTTATTTCCTTCTAAGCCGGACACATCGCCGACGTCCTCGATCGGTTCTTTGCTTGATGACTCCAAGTCGGAGACTTGGTTCGTGGATGCGCTCAATAGCGCCATGGCCGGAATGGGAGTTGACGGGATCCCTCGCGGCATGTCCACCGAATCTGCCTCCGTTAACTGCCTTCTAGGGCTTGAGGACGATTTTTCCGCGCACTCGCACGGCGGCGGTACTGCAATCGCCTCCTCAGGGCTCGGAGCGGGCGCTTCCCAGTCGGAACGCCCAGAGCAGCTCGTCCTCCTACGCCCGGACTCATCTGGCAAGCTCGCCCGCCAGGGCCAGGACGTCCACTCTGTGCCAGACTCACCGATGCTCGACACGACTTCCTCGTTTGGATCCGCCTCCTCCGTTCCGTCGCTTTCCAACCTCCCGCCTATCCGCGTCCGCACTGATGACCGCCCTTCCGATCCGCGGATCGCCGGGCTCGATGAGAACTTCACCCACATGAACTTATCTTCAGCCGCCACAGCCGGCAGCGGCGAGCAAAGGCTGGATGACGATTTCAAGGAGCCCTCGGGCGTTAGCGTTACCCAGCCCCAAGCTCCACCGCCGATCCCCCTTTCTGGTTCAGCCACATCCATCATGCCCATCGCCCCCTCCGAACACCCTAGCAGATCTTTCTCCTCTGACGACGAGAAGCCGGTACTGCAGCCTCCAAAACCAACCCAGATCGAAGCTTTCACCCCCGACTTGGGTTCTACTAG ATCGATGTACCCAAATGCCACCTCTGATCCAATTCGAAAACTCCCAGTCCCATCTGATCCCAGCTATCACATCCCTGTTTCTGCCACAGATGCTGCAGGCTACCAACTGCAATTGTCGGAGCAATTTCAAGATCAACAGCTCCATCCCCAGCTTCTTCAGCAACAGCAGCAGCAGCTGCAGCATCAACAACAGCAGCTGCAGCAGCATCAACAACAACAGTATATCCCAGTAAATTCTTATTACATCCAACACCCTTCCACCGGTGGTATGATCCCTGTCCCTCCTTACTTTCATGTTGGAACCCAAACGTTCCAGCAACCGCCACAAGCTCATCACCACAGCCCCCAGGTTCCCATATATGTCTACCCCGTTCGTGCAAATCCATCATACAACTTGGGGGGAGTGCAACCTGATCTGGGTGGTGCCATTCCTCAAGTCGCCGATCAAGCCCACCCATACACCTTAGGAATGGGGTATCATGTGGTGCAGCAGCACCATCTTTCCCAGTCCCCGGCGACAATAGCTAATTATGGATATCAACTTGCTGTTACTGATAATACCGGCCCTCAGATGTACTACTCTCAGGCCACTCTATCAACTGCTCCTCAGGGTCAACCTGTGAACTCAGTGGCTCCAGCTGATTCAAAGTTAGCCAGAGCATCATGA